The following is a genomic window from Solanum lycopersicum chromosome 6, SLM_r2.1.
tatatccTAGTGCAaatgtgactaattatacaaactcgatgtcatcccacgtaattaattaataatgttaATCACTAGTAGTAATTATaccaaactatagctataatgagtaattaaatagtataagtttgcttagCCGCATAATTTTCCTTTCTATAATAAGgacatttttttatgaaattattgatGGCATGGggtttttaaaacaaaaacaattaaatcagagtatttttattttatatagtttaagaatattttttaaatcttttttgttttttattttatttttttattctatgaaataaatagtttctttttaatttattgggcAAATTATCTAAATGACCATATCTATACTAATTTCCTATGTATTCAAATAATTACCAAGCATTTCACTACTTGAGAATTTTCTATCATAATTTAGTTGAGATGCATGGAAATACATCACTCCCTAAAAAAAAGTctagattaataaaatataaatattagcaatagtgatcataattctattttcttgattattatattttaaggtaCGATTTGATGAAGTTCTTTTCAGAGTTTGAAGGTTTAAATTTGTCAGAATATGGCGAAGTTATTGCAAGTGTGATTTTCACCTCAATATATAGCTTTAAATTACATCCATAAATTAGTTAGACTATTAGACTTAGTGATATGTATCTTACTAGTGACTACTCTATATTTTGATTACATGTATCTAGAAGcgacatatatatgtatttgtgaTGGGAAATATATGATACTATCCAATTATGCAAATCGACGATAAGGAAAATAATTAGGTattaagagtgtgtttggtacgaaggaaaatgttttctgaaaaatgttttccaattttctcatgtttggttggggcaaaagttttagaaaatgtttttcaaatcaactcattttcctcaaaattaaggaaaatgacttcccttaaaaaattaaggaaaacattttccaaatctctcctccaatttcaaaataatttttttttgaaaaacatcaattttatcaatttcaaaaatttattttttcacccgatCCCTAACCACTTCCCCTCCCCCCAACCACCCtctccaaaaaattaattttgcttttcaaaaataggtttgaactttaaatttttatctttaaactCCTACCTCCCCCTACACACCCCCCCACCAGCCCCCTCAACCCCCAACCCAACcctccaaaaaattatttttgcttttaaaaaatactatcaatttcaaatttttatttttttacttctacCCCCTCCCCCTGCCCCCACCCCCACTATCCCTCCACACCCCCACCACTACTATcccaaaaaaaagtatttttaaaaaatattttcaatttcataaattattttctactctagtaaaaataaaagatgttcctCAAAAACacttttcattcataaattaaacactaaaaatcattttcaaaaaatatttttctgcgcaccaaccaaacatgagaaaataagtccaaaatctacctgttttctagaaaaatattttctatggaAAACATTtcccttcgtaccaaacacaccctaaattagtaaaatttgtGTTGTCTATGCTAATTTATTTAGACCTCCATTTATACTTAAAAGTTCTTTCATAAAAGACTTTATTTGTATCACTCCTAACTGGTCATAACTATCTTGTAATGACgcatatttttaaataaattaaaaaggagGTTTTTGTTATTAAGACACCTTAAATTCTGAAATCTAGAATAGAAGATACACTTAGCAACAAGTAATAGTACACTCAtattgactaatttataatCAGAGTTCTCAAATCATCTAGTTTAAGTTTAATAACAAGATAAGCATACCaccaaaaatagaatataaaatacACCCAATCAACGTATACAAAAGTTTTTTTGATTACATAGGTTGTAAGATTAGATACATATACATTCAAATGAAATGAACATACTTTGATAATTAATAGGAAACTTACGTAAATATActataagtaaaaaatatttaccatttatagtaataatattttttgtcacttgatcacttttaattcatttataatacaaatttaatatatattacaaagaacaatttattattctaatataatacaatttttaacgatgaataatacatttatcacacattttaatacacttataatataatgtgacaatttttaaccaaacaaacatgatatatttcaaaaaaataattttatttcatatatattgcatacataattcacttttaatacatattacatatTTAACAAAGCATtactataaatagtaataaacaaaaaatattgctaaaatcagtaattattttttaaaatgtattaatttacgTAATTTGTCCATAATTAAGGGAAATCCCAAAAATGTACTCGAACAACCAAGAAAACACATGGGCCTAAGGTTTGTGGACAGAATGGTCTTGGCCCATCCCCAGCTTTCATCAAATTAAGTCCAATAACGTGGCATAAGTACAGAACACATATAACCAAAAGAGTAGGCCCAATTAACTTTACTTGACCCTAGGGGTGGGCACGATACGatatagtattaaaaaaatgggaaaattatatttaatggcaaactaataaatcaaattaattgatataactatcctttgatttaattgtgttcccTAACAAATTGTTTGCCAGTCACTTTTCTCCatcaaactctcgctcgccactctcctctctcgctccatctctcgctcgctttctctcacttttatacaaacacaagtgtataaaatatgtttctatttgtataaagctgAGGAAATTGtagtaaatacatatatttttgttcccctctcccagatctcgcttcCACTCTCCCTAATCTCGCTCGCTACCCTCGCGGCCTtgcctctctcgcttatacatATAGAAGCGAAGTGTATAgattgcgtttctgtttgtataaagcgagagaaaattgtatatacacatgcaaatgcatatattttcgtcctctacacttataattatacaataaaaatactcccctgcccagtttcttttgcctttctctctttctcgttttatacaaattcaaattgtatataatttctctctttctcgttttatacaatctgattcaattgtatattccctgcccaagtttttttttttgtctttctctctttctcattttatacaaattcaaattgtatataatcgttcaatacacttataattatacaattcgttttatacactttatttttatataattctctgcccaagtctttttctctttctcgttttatacacttcgttttatacaattcgcttcaattgtatatgtatagcgaattatatatttatatgtttgctatagagtgtaattatgtaaattttGCTATAGAGtgtaattatgtaaattttgctatagcatacaaatataaattttacgtttgctatatgtgaaagttgtcctaaaaagattgattcaataattttaattgatggGCTCTGAATATATTATACTATACTATTAtagtattaaattaattcaGTACGATTCAATATTTTAGTTGATTTACATATACtagtatatataataaagaatgatgaatttaatttttcaatgaaCATCTCAATTATATCATACTAAGACCTTATACATGTAAAAACGTTTAATAAAGTacttatatttttcttgttaatcgatcacccaaaaaaaaaatttaaatgaagatataataatcaaaatttcaaacatcTAAATTAGTTACTACTATTTTGTATATTTGctagtattttatatatatatatatatatatatatcgaaaaccaaacttttaaaaaatgcataccaaatatatatattccatATCTAGCATACCATACCCTTGTTCCTACCCAACCCCATATCAAATCTTAAACACAATAAAGTACTACTTACCTGTTGAGGAACCCCttgtctgttttttttttttttaaataaacttataCTATGagtatatattaagaaaaaataattagtactCAATACGAAACACCACCAAATATAATGATATGAGTAGTTAGTTGGTTCATTATGATGTTCACTAAGTAACTACTACCAAATTTAGATAAGAAAAGGAGGATTTATTCATTATCACACAAGATTGCATTAAAACCTCGCAAAACAATAGGGGATTTAATACATCCACCGTTACCTCTCGAATCCAAATTGATTTGTGTTAAAGCAAATCAATTTAGACCAGAGTATATTGGTGCCtgtacatattatatataacaCTTACTATATTTACATCTACATCCAAGAAGAATTGACTGCTCGAAGCTAAAATGGAGCAACTGTTCTGATTTCTCCGTTGCTAGTCATCCATGGATGCCCTGTTTATCAACACCATATTAACACAGTTTAGTACTCACACTAATTAATTACTCCCAAAAAGAAGAAGTAATTAATGGGTAAAGAgaatattaattaatactaattcatgattattgtattttttttttaaaaaaaaattggtcaaaAGTTGAGAGAAAAAATCATACTGAGAACTTGTTCGGCAGAGAATCTTCTAGAAACGTCTTTAGAGAGCATTCTCCGAAGCAAATCCTTCGCCGCCGGCGATACTGAATGGAAGATCCTAGGCGGAAACCTAAGGTTAGCTCTGAGCACAGCCTCGAAGATCTCTGAAGCTGAGTCACCAAAGAAAGGTGGAACTCCGGCAAGCATTATATACAGAATAACACCAGCACTCCAAATATCGATCTTCTCACTGTAGTTTCTCCCAGCTAAAACCTCTGGCGCCACATAATACGGCGTTCCAACCACGCCGCTCATCAGCTGGCCCTCATGGAAACACTCCGCCGATCCAAAATCAGCCAATTTCAGTTCGTTAGAGTCGGTGAATAAAATGTTATCCGGTTTGATGTCCCTGTGGGCTACACCGAGACGGTGACAGTGCGCTATTGCTTTCATTAGTGGTACCTATAAAAACATTAAGCATAAAATTTATCAGAAATGacgaaaaactaaaataaaagcCGATTATGAATTCTACTTCGCTTAGCTTTACAATTTACTTTCTCCTCCAATTTTCGAAAATTCAACAACGTGCTGCATCGTAGATCGTTCCTGATTCAAGCCATTTTACGAAGCAAAAGTAAAATTTCCCCATTTTGATCAGCAACGAGTGAGATTTTGGTGATCTGGAAGAGTACCATGACATCAACAGCGTCGGACTCTGAGAAAATCGGTTGACTACTGAGGCGTTGGAACAAATCGCCGGAGTTGCAGAGCTCTAAAACCATATCAAGGTGAGTATCGTCCTCGTAGATATCGAAAACACGAACAACATTAGGATTTGGCGAAAGCAAGTGCATAATTTTCGCTTCGTTGTAAAGACATTGTCGATCTATGGCGTCATCGGCGATTAGGCGCTTGTCGATAGACTTGACGGCGAATAGCTCACCGGTCGCCGACGAGTAACACTTGAAAACGGTGCCGAATCGTCCCCTTCCTAACTCTCCACCCACACAATAATTTCGCTTCAGTGACTCACTCATTCCgtatgttttgttttttttttctctacttCTCTGACTTATTTTTTTCGTTTACAAGGGTTGGTCTTATAGAGTAGGAATTTTATGTGAGAATATTCGGTAGAGGGGATTGGCCAATGATATACCGCCATCTGGAGCTTTTTACTAGTAGTTTGGTAGCGGGATAAGGtttgtgttatttatttataagttaTACGACCTTTGAtagaatgataaaattaagttatttatataaaaaattaatattatatttaattgacaatttaaaaatttatttaactaatatatgtataaattatgaatgATTGCGTATATTAGTTTATGTGGAACGTGaaataattaatagtataaaaaataactatttttggcttaactaatatttgtataaaataatacataaagttatcgatgataaaataatacataaattctctcataattaatttttatattactaATGCATAACTCTAATCAACTAAAATAACCTTGTTACTTTTCAAGAAAGATTATAATCTTAAGAGTTTGTTTAGCATTATTGTTAAAAATTGCTTGTTTTAGAAGTgtttatttaaaatagttttttagaaaagtgttttgaaataaaataatttgggtttaactaattcatttaaaaagtatttctGATAAGCCATTTATATTTGactaatcttttataaaaagcCTTTTTTAAAAGTCCAATCACGAAAAATGATAAAGTACAAATGAACTTTTAATATAAGATTATTTATAGAgagaaattattatatatatcaattataaaattctaatcaaacttttatttatattaaattaaagtttacatattcaaattttcaaatcaatatgataaatagataaaacaacacataaatataacatagtgatttaaaatataattaaaaatatcaaaccaaataaatttgaaaatcattCCACAAAGTTTAGTCACTACATACAAAAAGTTTCACtgtgaaagtaaataaatataaaatatatattggtAAATATGTATGCAagagtaataaaaatattttgatcttgaaaaacataattttctttatttaagaaatatatatatatatattacaatcCAAAATGGATGCGATGACATTCtaaagtcagcctaaaactcaatatCATTACACTAACatgcaaaaaatttataataagcgTAAAAATACCCCCATAATCTGGTTATAATATGTACAAGCCTCtgaagtattacaattgattcaaaagaaaacacTAGTCTCAAAttaacttgtttctagaatagaacaagatcataactAAGGAGAAAGAAAGTCCGTTGAGACGACAAACAACTatctcacaaatctccaagaaacctcgtaaaagaagagaatgacaagtaccaCAAAAATTCAGGCTCGTAATCTACAAAAGTTATAGAAGCAAgaggtgagtaccaaaccacacggtattCAACATGTAAACCTCTAAACAGAAGCTAAGGgaatgaaatacgggtactcctactaCCCCAACCGAACCCCACAACTATAACCTGCATAAAATAGCTCAATTTAACAGTTCACAGTTTTCAAAGCACATAGCTTAAcactttaataattttatataatcaaCAATGCTACTCTAACAACttcatatcctcaataacaacactCTAACAATTGCATCTCTTCAATAACAtgctcaatattcatcaatcacaagttccacaaAAAGGCACTCACAAGATCGGTAAcacacaagatcaagttcacCAATAATAAAGAAGTGCAATGcaatgagatgcaatgtcaagtatagtgatgcatgtctgacctaatgatacacacccgttgtctctcagtccgagacccatgggggacatatttgTCCATGCATCCATTGCGGCTTGCGATACGgtcctcgataatagtaaccatcgcggcgtgcaatacgtccctcgaaatatagtgttcatcgcggcgcgcgatacgtccctcgaaatgatACATCCTCTTATCACATAATACTTATCATCACCATGTCTGAAAACAactgcaaatgacatgttcacacaaatagtGAGGATATGACCATTTTTATAACAAGGCACAATTCACAATAATACAACCGTGatacaacatcaacaaataAGTAATAAGCCTTCAAATCATTCTCAAACATCACGCATCAATAATTTATCACATTCCTTTTTATTAccctttttcatcattaaacttactcaacatgaacaagtcaacccatcaccagtTTTCATTACTCCCTAACACATATACCGTCACACTTAACAAgaatttagaaattcacttgtcTCAATCAATAGAGCAATTACTCCAGAATTTGAGCCTTTCTCTTTCGGTTGGCTCTCAAATCCATATAATCTAGTCAAATagataatcacaataagatttcaagACTAACAACACCCACATTGCTATGTGTCTAGTCTAGACTCAAAGAAAATCATTGAGATATATATTTAAGTTCCTAATGTTGATGTTAATTAATAtgtcaactctttcaatttctctaaatttcaagcctagaattaagtcataatttctccAAACACTACAACCCCAATAGCTTACATAAAATACAATACACCCAATATTTAATTAGATATCTCCATAtcaaaaattaactttattatacgataaacaaatatcaaaatttaaaattaaagccACTGATTATGAAACCAGTGGCGAAAACTATTGAACCCAAagcaattattataattacttaaTGCAATTATTTacctttaaaacatttaaactgttattttattattatccaACTTAAAACTCCTCCAAATCTTTATAACCCACCAACTCTAATAAGCACAAGAAGCAATGATCCCATTTATACTATAAACAACGGAACACAAGCAAACATAATCATAGAAAATTTCCGTAAACACAATTATCTAATTTCAATTCCTcttaataacaatataaaattttctactGCTTGATAATACATAACAAATCTTTCAAAACTAAAACTCAGAAGATTGCTCTTCGTAGCAAGTCTTTTGCATTACACTTTGTggtaaaactaaaatatatgttaatcctatttctctttaattttattttttatatatatggtCAAGTTATATaggatatttattaatttataaaccTGATTAATTAATCACCAACTACACTAattgtttaaatattatttatttaataaatactcgcaaattaaataactattagctcaatattttttaaatcaacttCACCGATCAATCAAAAGTGACTCGGGACAACTAAGTAAAATTGtgattttgtgaaaattttcaaaaatgacttttcgagtcattacaataaattttttagtttcttttaaGATAGAAATATAAACAGAGAATTTATTTCTACTTTCATTTGAAAACATATTTAGTGATTGTCCAAACACGTTAACTTTCAAAATAAAGTGTTTtctacttaaaataaatattttaaacctcCCAAAAGCTCTTCAAAAACATCATAGTATCATCATACAATCTCCAAGCAATTTGTTGAGTAACAAACACTCTTTGTGACCCATTTGTACTTGCTCTTCTCACTGACTTAGCTATTGAATAAGAAATATACACCAGACATTCAATTAGAGCTATTTTTGaactatataattatatattcatttaaaGGATCCTCTACATTTATATAAAAACTATTATTCATAGGTTACAAAGGATTAAAAACTACATTAAGCTCTAACATACCACAACCAACTTGgaaattttattagtaataccgtcaatcaaaatataattatataatatttatacaatAGTATGTATGTACTTTTAAATGtttatagtataaattatacatcTTATATGCAAATCACATAGAATATACATTACAAGTAAGAACATTTACGTCAAATGTGAGAAGGCCAATATGAAACGTAATGATTTTCTACATGGAAGAATTTTGTACGATGGAAATGAAATACATTACGTAATTTAAGGCCTAAAATATGGAAGTATATTGTAACTCAACGGATTTTCTATTATTAAGTAACAGACAAATGATAAtccaaattacataaaaatattatacaaattaaagtcacaaaatttggggaaagccaaTTATTAGCTAAAGAGGGTAAGAAAAATGGTGTagaattgttttaaaatgagttataaaaatgaaataaatctaTTGTATCTAATATTAGGGGTAGAGGTGGTATGAAATGGTATTAGAAATTTTGGTACCGTAATTTATGGTATACGGTTTATaaactattatattattacCATACCAATTCAAtctattataacttgatatttGCGATATGgtaaattaataatcataatttatacaacttcaactaatatatatatactcatataACAGATTATTATAACTtcgataattaaaaaaaaatctctattaAATCATACTAACACATTATTCATGtagttatataatatatatatatatatatatatatatatatatatatatatatataaagaaagtaCAAAGAACTCTTTTATTAATCACTTACATTTAGGTACATTTCAATCAAAAGAGAGTAATCAAAGTTTTAACTTCTAAACATTTAATTTATACTGATACTAGGTTACATTAGtattttaatgatatatatttatataataactaTATACTTCGGCATGGATGTTTGGTATTTCGAAATGTTATTtctaaatatcaaatatcatatcaaataccaaaaaaaatttaaaaatatagtacCATATATCATACAAAATACCATAATACCAAATCACAATATCAGTTTTTTTGATATGATATATAGCATATATACCATACTATGCCCACTCTTATAAGCAGTTAATCTAGTCAATTATTCTGTAATTAACGTTATGTAGCTTTGAGAATCATTACGTTAAAGAGTTAAAGTTCATCTATTAAATTAGGAGTTTATATGatagaattaatttaatttttttaatcatcaaatcaaattagttgtgttaaaattttaaatttataagtcAAACAAATTAATATAACTCGGATTTCCAACCTTAGATTTTTTCGGGTTCATTTGGCTttgtcaaatatcaaatcaaatcattcatgtcaaattttcaatcaaacTAAAGTAATAATCATCtgattttttcaagtttttgaatttttctggTAAAGTATTCATACAAGCATATGATTAACTTGTGCTCCAaatatttctatcaaaataCAACCATCTAAGGTgtttcttaagaaaaataacacaaaatatgagatgagtgatgacattaaaatatttaataaagataataatgaaatcgcataaaataaatattgcaaattgacaaatcataatgaaaattatcatatttaaaagtactaaatcattctaaaatatgtctaataaatattaattacatgattgaacattaaggaaaaattaaaattagattatctATTTAAATGTCTAAATtaatgtaaaactaaagaaaaactatttaacattattgtcattcttaatgttgaatcaatttattttgttagcATTAGTATTGATTTGATTTAGAATTGTATGAAATGACGGAAATATATTCCAATGCCGGGAAGCCAATAATGTCTTACGAACTGGAGATATCCGTATTAATTTTATTACTGATCGAAGAGAAGATTCAAACACTAAATTGAGAGCCAGGGGCCAAGACTGCAACAGGACTTGGTGCGCTAGGATTCCTGAGTTGGTGATATGTCACTAGAAAACACATTTACACATCAGCAGATGTATGCTATAAATTCCTcctaaaaaatcatatattattgtGCAATCATATCAAGGGAAGTGAATCAACAAATGCACGAAAGGACGGATGTATGAGAATAATTTGTGTGCTACTTCTGATGATGCATGCATTGGGGATAAGTATATGTCAGTTCCGTAGATCAACACtttctataaatttatttttattggattattcaaaattctaagtctaaaaaaatttgaaaaatatatattaaaaaataaaattatgaaaacgtATAAGTAATATTTAGAAATCACATTAAAGTtacttttatgtataaaataaattttaaaaattatatatataatgtcgggttAACTACTTTaatcaaaaccaaaccaacACAGGTATAGTcgatgtttttcttttttcgatATCAAACTAAGTCAAACTAAATTactagttaatttttttttatttgactcCATTTAcaattttgattcaatttttatttcgaTTTGGTACAACTCTACATTAAAcatttgtgataaaaaaaaattcaaatgaatgAATTAACGATTTGATTGTGCCTAATTCGAGCAGAAAAGATTGATATTGTACAATTACGTGAATGTTATGGCCTTGTAGAATTACACCatatgtttgataaaataatttatgattgaGGTCTATTTCAAATTTACGtactaataaatttttaaaaaaacgaaAAAATGCATTAATGACAGTTGTttgattatataaaataaaatacttaaaaatggatataatataaattttataaaataaccaGTTAAATCATACTCATAACAGTTGTTAGTGCAtcttttttaaatgaatatataaattgaaatgaattttaaacataaattatttgatttacaCATGGAATAGACCTATtagcttttcaaaaatattgtcaATAATGTTGtagacattaaaattttatgagattCTATAAGATATTTCAATTCGAGTTGGGGCTCTA
Proteins encoded in this region:
- the PPCK2 gene encoding phosphoenolpyruvate carboxylase kinase 2, which codes for MSESLKRNYCVGGELGRGRFGTVFKCYSSATGELFAVKSIDKRLIADDAIDRQCLYNEAKIMHLLSPNPNVVRVFDIYEDDTHLDMVLELCNSGDLFQRLSSQPIFSESDAVDVMVPLMKAIAHCHRLGVAHRDIKPDNILFTDSNELKLADFGSAECFHEGQLMSGVVGTPYYVAPEVLAGRNYSEKIDIWSAGVILYIMLAGVPPFFGDSASEIFEAVLRANLRFPPRIFHSVSPAAKDLLRRMLSKDVSRRFSAEQVLRHPWMTSNGEIRTVAPF